The proteins below are encoded in one region of Methanosarcina barkeri 3:
- a CDS encoding DUF356 domain-containing protein, with protein MKSFALVRADDSDKVKIALHDLERYGHIQFSATPKCIEPNYADELLVSVMGVSLKSKCNSAALVELNNHAGAAISRLKKIHPPAHIIIISPRHKMFEELAGKFPKYPEFDRTFNHQKSPQSMEIIQEKAESSNPMHKE; from the coding sequence ATGAAATCATTCGCATTAGTCCGGGCAGACGATTCGGACAAAGTAAAAATAGCCTTACATGATCTAGAACGATACGGACATATTCAATTTTCAGCTACTCCAAAATGCATAGAGCCAAACTATGCTGATGAACTTCTTGTTAGTGTAATGGGCGTATCCCTCAAGTCAAAATGCAACTCTGCAGCACTGGTGGAATTAAATAATCACGCAGGAGCAGCAATTAGTAGGCTGAAAAAAATTCATCCTCCTGCTCATATAATTATCATCAGCCCAAGGCACAAAATGTTTGAAGAGCTGGCTGGCAAGTTTCCAAAATATCCGGAATTTGACAGAACATTCAACCATCAGAAGAGTCCGCAGAGTATGGAGATAATTCAGGAGAAAGCAGAATCTTCCAATCCCATGCATAAAGAATAA
- a CDS encoding toprim domain-containing protein produces MADLEIYRKRLERIEELLSELSEYSGRGAIIIVEGKRDVLSLKRLGIKGNFELATRQSLFNFSEKIARLGSEVVILTDWDRRGDILAIKLSGYFQSFGLKPDLEIRNKLRFISQKEIKDIESLYTYVSKLRLKTGSCKQDFQ; encoded by the coding sequence GTGGCTGATCTCGAAATTTACAGAAAAAGGCTTGAAAGGATTGAAGAGCTGCTCTCCGAACTCTCTGAATATTCTGGAAGGGGAGCAATTATCATTGTTGAAGGAAAAAGAGACGTTCTCTCACTAAAAAGGCTTGGAATTAAAGGCAATTTTGAACTTGCAACTCGTCAATCTCTTTTTAACTTCTCTGAGAAAATTGCGCGTCTTGGTAGTGAAGTAGTTATACTAACTGATTGGGACAGACGAGGTGACATTCTGGCTATAAAGCTTTCTGGATACTTCCAGAGTTTCGGTTTGAAACCTGATCTTGAGATCCGAAATAAACTCCGATTCATCTCTCAGAAGGAAATTAAAGACATAGAAAGTTTGTACACTTATGTTTCCAAGCTGAGACTGAAAACTGGTTCCTGCAAACAGGATTTCCAATAA
- a CDS encoding amidohydrolase family protein, producing MYGTEQIIPGTIIAGPELEPIEGYICVKRGIITEIGEERTPSKNIIAPCFVNAHTHLGDSVFKDPPLGRTSGFRIQRDLDALVKPPDGLKHRILRDTPYKTLIEGMRKSLLDMIETGTCAFADFREGGVVGVAALNKALEGLKLHSMTLGRPTEPELPTQVVLAEVRRILLHSTGLGISGANDLDFKLLENISTCTRQHRKIFAIHAGEKDTSDIEKALSLKPDLLVHLTNATRKDIEDVADAKIPVVVCPRSNLITGAGIAPVAEMLEAGIKVAAGTDNVMLNSVNMFAEMEFMSKIFSIDDRQVFKICTLNGSFVMGSNSTGSIQKGNKANLMILNGNSNNLAGIKNPISGITRRARPDDILSVLHS from the coding sequence ATGTACGGCACTGAACAGATAATTCCAGGGACAATTATTGCAGGCCCCGAACTGGAACCCATTGAGGGGTACATCTGCGTAAAGAGAGGAATAATTACGGAAATTGGGGAGGAGCGTACACCCTCTAAAAATATAATTGCTCCCTGCTTTGTCAATGCACATACTCACCTTGGAGACTCGGTATTCAAAGACCCTCCTCTGGGAAGGACTTCCGGCTTTCGGATTCAAAGAGACCTGGATGCTCTTGTAAAGCCTCCTGACGGGTTAAAACATAGAATATTAAGAGACACACCATACAAAACTCTAATCGAAGGCATGAGAAAGTCCTTGCTGGATATGATAGAAACCGGAACCTGTGCTTTTGCTGATTTCAGGGAAGGGGGTGTTGTAGGAGTTGCAGCCCTGAATAAAGCTCTTGAAGGACTCAAACTTCATTCCATGACACTGGGCAGACCTACGGAGCCTGAACTACCGACTCAAGTTGTACTGGCAGAAGTGAGAAGAATTCTTCTACACTCAACCGGACTTGGGATAAGTGGGGCAAATGACCTTGATTTCAAACTGTTGGAGAATATTTCTACCTGCACACGGCAACATAGAAAAATCTTTGCAATTCATGCCGGAGAAAAAGACACGAGCGATATAGAAAAAGCATTGTCGCTTAAGCCGGATCTCTTGGTTCATTTGACAAATGCTACAAGAAAAGATATTGAAGACGTGGCTGATGCGAAGATTCCGGTTGTTGTCTGTCCCAGATCTAATCTAATTACAGGAGCCGGAATTGCACCTGTTGCCGAGATGCTGGAGGCTGGAATAAAAGTGGCTGCAGGAACGGATAATGTAATGTTAAATTCTGTAAATATGTTTGCTGAAATGGAATTTATGTCTAAGATTTTTTCTATTGATGATAGGCAAGTATTTAAAATTTGCACACTTAATGGTTCCTTTGTAATGGGATCTAATTCTACGGGCTCAATACAAAAGGGGAATAAAGCTAATCTCATGATCCTGAATGGAAATTCCAATAATCTTGCAGGGATAAAGAACCCCATAAGTGGAATTACAAGGCGGGCAAGACCCGATGACATATTATCAGTACTTCATTCATAA
- a CDS encoding universal stress protein, producing the protein MMSEFYRNIVIATDGSENSLRAISYGIEIAKLSGATVHALYVTDITSFSSMPMDAGLEAIYDTLREEGKKAISVVKEHGDASGVEVREVTLEGHPSNEIINFAENNDIDLIVVGTLGKSGLDRFLLGSVAEKVVRGSKVPVLVVRSEKQD; encoded by the coding sequence ATGATGAGCGAATTTTACCGGAATATAGTGATTGCAACAGATGGATCCGAGAACAGCCTTAGGGCTATTTCTTACGGTATTGAGATTGCAAAACTCAGCGGAGCTACGGTTCACGCTCTCTACGTAACAGATATAACTTCTTTTTCTTCGATGCCTATGGATGCGGGATTGGAAGCAATATATGACACCCTGAGAGAAGAGGGGAAGAAAGCAATATCCGTGGTAAAGGAACACGGAGATGCCTCAGGAGTTGAGGTAAGAGAAGTAACATTGGAAGGTCACCCGAGCAATGAGATTATAAATTTCGCAGAAAATAACGATATTGACCTGATAGTTGTAGGCACCCTCGGCAAAAGCGGGCTCGACAGATTTCTGCTTGGAAGTGTTGCAGAGAAAGTAGTAAGAGGCTCAAAAGTCCCGGTCCTGGTCGTCCGGAGTGAAAAACAAGATTAA
- a CDS encoding CBS domain-containing protein — MPKSIFIEDIMVRDVASATLPGSRDEVLKILKNKHISGVPVIKDSKVVGVVTRTNLLQNPEEEQLALLMTRDPITISSGSDLQTAARLLLEHRIRRLPVVDDGKLVGLVTVADIIGTIADMNIDIPIKDYVEKKVVAIYNETPLPVAARIMELAGVKAVPVLDSSLELVGIISDRDVIAASIIEDSVEMSDMSAGQDDDAWTWESMRDTMSIYYSVSRIKVPNLIGSDIMIREPITATYITSVSDCARKMKRNRIDQVPIINSNRKLQGLLRDHDLLKPLIEVE; from the coding sequence ATGCCAAAAAGCATCTTCATTGAAGATATCATGGTAAGGGATGTAGCAAGTGCAACCCTTCCAGGTTCAAGGGACGAGGTTCTTAAAATTCTTAAGAACAAACACATTTCAGGAGTTCCAGTAATTAAAGACTCCAAAGTTGTGGGAGTTGTAACAAGAACAAACCTATTACAAAACCCTGAAGAAGAACAACTGGCTCTTCTTATGACACGGGATCCGATAACCATATCCTCCGGATCTGATCTGCAGACCGCAGCACGTTTACTTCTGGAACACCGCATAAGAAGGCTTCCGGTAGTAGATGACGGGAAACTTGTAGGGCTTGTTACCGTGGCAGATATTATAGGTACAATTGCAGACATGAACATTGATATCCCGATAAAGGACTATGTGGAAAAGAAAGTCGTTGCAATATACAATGAAACGCCTCTGCCCGTTGCTGCCAGGATTATGGAACTGGCAGGTGTTAAGGCTGTACCGGTACTTGACTCAAGCCTGGAACTTGTAGGGATTATCTCGGATCGTGACGTTATTGCTGCAAGCATAATTGAAGACAGTGTAGAGATGTCAGATATGTCTGCAGGTCAGGATGACGACGCCTGGACATGGGAATCGATGCGAGACACCATGAGCATTTACTACAGTGTCTCAAGGATTAAGGTTCCCAACCTGATCGGAAGCGATATCATGATAAGAGAGCCAATCACAGCCACATATATTACATCTGTCAGCGACTGTGCACGGAAAATGAAGAGGAACAGAATTGACCAGGTTCCGATTATCAATTCAAACCGAAAACTTCAGGGACTTTTGAGAGACCATGATCTCCTGAAACCTCTGATAGAAGTCGAATAA
- a CDS encoding 2,5-diamino-6-(ribosylamino)-4(3H)-pyrimidinone 5'-phosphate reductase — MDRPFIFINSAMSADGKLSTKEKKQVRISGKLDFERVDELRAHADAIMVGIGTVLSDDPSLTVKSPERREARKAAGKCENPVRIIVDSSARTPLDADIFKKGEGLRIIAVSTSAPAEKIEKLNEKALVIKAGTKKVDLPELVRKLKEMEINTIMVEGGATLNWGMLSSGLVDEIYTFVGNLIIGGATAPTFTDGEGFSETEILKLELLSAEKIEDGILLRWKVKEKMNQIVS, encoded by the coding sequence ATGGACAGACCTTTTATTTTTATTAATTCTGCCATGTCAGCCGACGGCAAACTCTCAACAAAGGAAAAGAAGCAGGTTCGAATCTCCGGAAAACTCGATTTTGAACGGGTCGACGAACTCCGAGCCCATGCAGATGCAATTATGGTAGGAATAGGAACTGTCCTCTCGGACGACCCGAGCTTAACAGTAAAGTCTCCAGAGAGAAGGGAAGCAAGGAAAGCCGCAGGAAAGTGTGAAAATCCGGTAAGGATTATTGTGGACAGTTCAGCAAGAACTCCTCTTGATGCCGATATTTTTAAAAAAGGAGAAGGACTCAGGATAATTGCTGTTTCAACTTCTGCTCCTGCCGAAAAAATAGAAAAATTGAATGAAAAAGCTCTCGTCATCAAGGCAGGGACTAAAAAAGTAGACCTTCCGGAGCTTGTAAGAAAATTAAAGGAAATGGAAATAAACACAATTATGGTCGAAGGAGGGGCAACCCTCAACTGGGGAATGCTTTCTTCAGGCCTTGTTGATGAAATTTACACCTTTGTAGGAAACCTTATTATAGGCGGCGCTACAGCCCCAACTTTCACTGACGGAGAAGGATTTTCAGAAACTGAGATCCTTAAACTAGAACTGCTTTCAGCCGAAAAAATAGAAGATGGGATACTTCTCAGATGGAAGGTAAAAGAAAAAATGAATCAGATTGTTTCTTAA